TAGTTTTCTGTTTGGTAGTGGTATCAGCCTTATCAGCTGAAATACTAACACACGCAACATTGGATAAGGAAGTACGGTTTAAACCAGAAGGCGAGGAAGCGATCGAAACCCACGCTATTTATAAGAAGCAGTCAAATCCTGAACCAAAACATCATCCAGTGTATAGAGCAGAGGAGCATCAGAATGAAGGTCGTGCAAAAATTGAGCCAGTCAGGCCTAGAGATCCTGTCATAAATCATGACATGTTAGCTGATGAACCAGTCTCGGTATCGGCTTCAGAAGTTAACAGAAACGTTAGTACAatcagaataatatttttttattaagttaggTTATAGTTTAGTGTACGCTTTAATACTTTTCTGTCTTCATTCATTGTGAATGTCTTCTCAAAAGTAgatgtattatttctaatttaacgAAAGCAATGTTTCTCAACAACTCTCATAAGCTTGTGAGAGTAAAAATTTGTTCAAAGTACTTGGGTATTACTCCAAAGGTCTAAAACTTAGAACTAAAGTAAAAAACTAATGCTTACTATAAATTCACGTGGTCGAAAAGATCTAGTAAGacaatataagtaaaatttaagcGCTACGGACACTCAAATTTTTTCCCATAGATTTTGTTGTTCATGTTAATTAAACAGTcgaatttaataatgtaaaatgtcATGGAAGATTACATGTAACTAGGTATGTTAAACTTTTCataatttcgataaaatttcaGGATAATATTTATGGCTTTCCTGGCCCGATCGAAGTGGCATACCCTGATGTGCCGTATGCTCCTGGTTATCCATATGGACACGGATACTCTGCATTAAATAAGTAAGCAATTTCATtttatccgccaacacgcattgtagcagcgtggtggattaagctctgatccttctcttacattgggaaagacgcctatgcacaaatgtggaatattacaggctgaagtgtatttAGATGACACAAGCCAACACTGATTATGGCTATGGCCTGGTAGTTTTAATCGTAGTGGATACCTAACGTTACTATAGTAGTGACTAGGTACCACTTATATTGGTATTAGAGCTATATAAGTTGTAAAGCtagaaattaaagttttaatagaggtgtaaatttatagttatatataaaatttccaaTAATTCATATGAGTTTTTACTTCATTTCTATGATAACTTTGAATTAATCATACATTACAGCTATGATCTCTACGGAAACAGTGATTATCTTATGGAACCGGATACGTCTTCACTTGGACTTCTATGGAGTCAAGTACCTGATTCAAGGGTTTGTATCAATAATTTACATaccaaaaaattttattttaaaaattccaaATTCACATAATTCCTTAGCGCGTTAATCTTATagcgtaaaaaataaaataaataaaataattgtgataaaatatcctattaataatttactatcTGGATGTTAATACATTCTTATACaaagttttctaataattatgtaagtggCTTTACTTACAGTTAAAACCACGAATATCGAAATCAAACATTTCTTTTCTCAAGTAGGGATCAAAGcttttttgaatcgtcattttacaaattgtaattacattagtcttgaacaaaataattatggATATTATGGGTTATTCAAAAAGTAGGCACTGCTGAAAAGAGTCGGGAAGAGTCTCGGCAGAATATAAACCCTATGCTATgtgtgtttattaaattttatattctattttattccAGACTATGGTAAGTTACGCTGCGAGAACTATCAGTTGGATGTTTAGTAGCATTTTTGTCTTAATGCTCGGTTCTTTGCTCACGGTTGGAGTTTGTAGTTATACAAATCTTTGTCAAATTACTTTTAATGGAGTTGGTCCGATTCATGAAGAAATGAGATCTCTGATAACACCGGAACGCTTAGAAAAAATTAGTAGCGCAGCTGATTTCGTGAAGACGGCTATTAATAAGTATCAGAAGATTCAAAATGTTCCCGAACCGGGTACAAGGAAACGACgaacaattttcttttaaaactattcaatatatttttgagaaataaatatttacttcattacaaatgttattatttagaattttatttacgtaattatatttataattatggcACTTAATCAAtgttatatgataaaataatactagctatacccgtgcgaatattCGCACTAAAtacgtataataattatcaaattacaaaattacaaataaatatttatatgagttgattttgaaaaaatagCCTTCTTT
The nucleotide sequence above comes from Melitaea cinxia chromosome 11, ilMelCinx1.1, whole genome shotgun sequence. Encoded proteins:
- the LOC123658113 gene encoding uncharacterized protein LOC123658113 produces the protein MLKILVFCLVVVSALSAEILTHATLDKEVRFKPEGEEAIETHAIYKKQSNPEPKHHPVYRAEEHQNEGRAKIEPVRPRDPVINHDMLADEPVSVSASEVNRNDNIYGFPGPIEVAYPDVPYAPGYPYGHGYSALNNYDLYGNSDYLMEPDTSSLGLLWSQVPDSRTMVSYAARTISWMFSSIFVLMLGSLLTVGVCSYTNLCQITFNGVGPIHEEMRSLITPERLEKISSAADFVKTAINKYQKIQNVPEPGTRKRRTIFF